A single Fundulus heteroclitus isolate FHET01 chromosome 4, MU-UCD_Fhet_4.1, whole genome shotgun sequence DNA region contains:
- the LOC118562868 gene encoding piggyBac transposable element-derived protein 3-like, translating into MGPTTKRKRLQPAVEVIQDSGSDSYSEDNDDDDNEQPAPQAKRPSKPSKSAARPTTWHKVDLNNTALPEYQHSTPDYIDVPFQYFTRYFDDQIIRHITYLTNLYAAQKDINTTFTTNENEILTFVAILIYMGIVELPSVDDYWAIETRVPQVAQLMSSKRFRLLKRVIHFNDNSMICGTSDRFFKIRPLFRFINTAFRRESQTPKQSVDEVMVAYKGKKAGNLRQYIKSKPDKRGFKLFARASEDGFIHDIVLYQGKTTLEAHDVPLKPEQEGLGATSQIVCPCQYHDLSHHHSHLC; encoded by the coding sequence ATGGGCCCCACCACCAAAAGGAAACGTTTGCAGCCTGCAGTGGAGGTGATCCAGGACAGTGGCAGCGACAGTTACAGTGaagacaatgatgatgatgataatgagcAGCCAGCACCACAAGCCAAGAGGCCCAGCAAACCCAGTAAGTCAGCAGCCAGGCCAACAACCTGGCACAAAGTTGACCTGAACAACACAGCCCTGCCTGAGTACCAGCACTCCACCCCTGACTACATTGATGTCCCTTTTCAGTACTTTACAAGGTACTTTGACGACCAAATCATCAGGCATATCACGTACCTAACCAACTTATATGCTGCTCAGAAGGACATCAACACCACTTTCACGACCAATGAGAATGAAATACTTACTTTTGTCGCCATCCTCATCTATATGGGTATTGTGGAGCTCCCGTCTGTTGATGACTACTGGGCCATAGAGACCAGGGTCCCTCAAGTTGCCCAACTAATGTCCTCAAAGAGGTTCAGGCTGCTGAAAAGGGTTATCCACTTCAATGACAACTCCATGATCTGTGGTACCAGTGACCGCTTCTTCAAAATCCGACCACTGTTCAGATTCATAAATACTGCCTTTAGACGTGAGTCACAGACCCCAAAACAGTCTGTAGATGAAGTGATGGTTGCCTACAAAGGGAAGAAAGCTGGCAACCTGAGGCAATATATTAAAAGCAAGCCAGACAAAAGGGGTTTCAAGTTGTTTGCCAGGGCATCTGAGGATGGCTTCATACATGACATTGTGCTATACCAGGGCAAGACTACCCTGGAGGCCCATGATGTTCCCCTAAAACCTGAACAAGAAGGCTTAGGTGCAACCAGCCAGATTGTATGTCCTTGCCAGTACCATGACCTTTCCCACCACCACAGCCATCTATGCTGA